CCGATGCGGCGCCTTTTGGATCTTTGGATCCGGTGACAAACAGGAGGTGTGCTGTTCTCAGCACCCCAACGATTGTTAAAGCAAATAATGATTTTTGTTGTCACTCAAATAACGACGAGCGCGCGTACCCTCATTTTGCCTTCACTTGGATACGAGCTTTATGAAAACGGTAAGATAACAAGGATTTAGGTAACAAATACAACATGCAAGCATCTGACCCACTGCGGCCGCTAAGTCTCTACAGCAGTTCATCAtttaagaacatttttttaaacccCACTTACCGTAAACCAAAAATACATACTTTGATCGTGTAAAAACTCACATCACAAGATTCACAGAGCAATCTTTATAATACGCAGAAGGAAAACACACAGGGCAGGAATCCTATTTTCAACTATTATTTTATCTCAAATAGAACTTGGTATTTTGGAGCCAAAACCCACACCGTGCAAAATTCATCTCTTCCCCTCTTTTCTGCCCTAATGCTTTGTTTAGATTTATCGGTGGCCCCAGCTTATGGGCTGCGATGTTACCACAAGGAACGAGTCTAGGAATCCTTGGGGACAACAAGCCTCCTCCGTGTCGACCGAACGTTTGAAGATTTACCGTATGAAAAACTGCTTTTCAAATATAGGTCAAGCTTTACAATACTTTAAAAGCCTGAGTTGCTGGTAGCTTTTTGTTGTGTACTTAAATAACCactaaagataaagcagctgTTATACACGACGTTCTGAGACTTTCAAACGCCCAGAAAAAGTGATGGTAAAAAATGGAGTTTTCATATCTGAACTGGTAGTATGGCATACTTTGCCTAGACAGAATGGGGTGCCCCTCCCAGACTACGGTTTAAAGGAAGGGTTCATGTCTTATTTATGTTTGGCCTCCGTCCCCgtactacagggtcgctatgagttagaactgactcgacagcacctaacaacaaaccctcGATGAACCTGGTTGCACAGCGGTTaggagtttagctgctaaccaatagtttggctgttcgaatccaccagccgctccttggaaaccctatggggcattctactctgtgttatagggttgctatgagccggaatcaacttgatggcaatggatttggtttggtttggttttgaccctCAACCGTTTTTAATAGTGTCTTACGCAGaataaaacactcaataaatgtttgatgaattaaaggtttttttttttgttttttagctcaCTCTTCTCATTAACAGCCAGTTTATACTTCTTTCATACATAaagaaactaaggcccagagagagaGACCTGTGAAGACACCAGTCAGTAATGGACAAGCCAAACCAGAAGACACCATTCGGCCAAAAGGCtaacattttaacattttaaggcaAAAGAAATAATTTCTCAACCAAATCAATCTTCACCCCACCAACCAAATGAAAAGTCAAATCCTTCACAAATGCCCTCTGGAGCCACTTGGGAGGGAAATAAAAAACCCCTGTCAACTGCTAACATGTTAACTGGAATTGCATGAATGCAAAGTATAAATCTGAACTGTTCACAAACGTCTATCCCATTCACCTGAAAGAAACGCCTTCTATTAGGGAAAGGGTCAGATGAAGGTCAATTAGGTTTCTCTACACttagtaaaaggagccctggtgatgcaagggttaagagctcagctgctaacagcaaGAACCCAGCTGCAGGAAACAGACCTGGCTATCAGCtgctgaaaagatttacagcctagaaaacctcatggggcagttctactctgtcgcgtggggttgcgatgagtcgaaatccactgacagcacctaaccacaggGCTTAGTAAATCAGAAGTTGCAGGTGGTTTACTGATAGACACCATTTGGACTTAGCCACTGAATTGTTTAAATATAAACAGCAGTGTTCTAAAGGGTAAAAAGGCCTTGACAAGAGGCAACTTAAAATTCACCCTATTAAGTAGCTTCATCTTTACAACAATTCTGAGTCTGGAAAAACAGGTCAGGTgtgtctggtttttgtttgttttaaagacatCTAGTCGAGGAACCTAGAGAATTACAGGGATTTCTTAGTCTGAGCTGTTTTTTAGACTTGTCAGTTACAGCTCTGTGTATTGTCATCACGGTGCCAAAGGTGCTTTAAATTAATGTGAATTTATAACCAATTTAGCATGTCAGAGAAGTCCTAAAGCTAACCGAGATACACTCTGGCACCCCCTAAAACTTGGGGTGGGAAGTCAGTGATCTAGAATGCTACTTTCTGGCAAACGCTTAGCAACACAGTCTTATAATGACACCTCAAACAAGTTCAAAGAAAAATCTTGCTGACCAATCATTAAGTGTGTGAATTTAAgacaaaccaaatcaaaactcgctgtcgtggagttgattccgactcatagggaccctgagggacagagcagaactgccccataggatttccaaagctgtaaatctttaccaaagcagactgccacatctttctccactggagctgctgggttcaaaccgcccacctttcagttagcagctgagcgctttaaccactgcaccacagggctccactTGTCTTCTATACAAAGGTGGATAACGGCAATCTCTCCACGTCGTGAGAGATACTACCACACGTAAGCTATCCAGCTGCATAAAAGATACTTGATAAATTAATATTTACAGAGTAGAAGGAAACTGGAAGTCACGTGGAGAGGTATGGGGCCCCCAAACAATTAGAATCTGCGTGTTCAGTTTATACCTAAATTCTTATATAGTTCATCCCATTTGAAAAGCATCTCAGAGTCCAGGGACTGACCCTGGGGAATTCTACAGCCCAACAGCCAAGGTCAGGCATGAGAGTCTTTGGGGTGCCTGGATAACCCTCTGGGTCACAGTGATCTCTTGGGGTAACCATCCCCGAGAGTGCGCGCGCCCACACACACGCCCTGGCCCAGGGCTGCACTCACCATCACCAGGTGGCACCGGGATGGCAAAGGGCGCACGCTCTACCTTGACCGGACGCTGGGCGAACGAGGAGCCCTGGCCGGTCAAGCCCTTCTCAGCCGCCTGGTCCCGGCAGGCCGCGTCTCCAGGCGTGGGGCCTCCCCGGGGGTGCGCGGGGCCCCCGGCGGCAGCCCGGGCGCCCAGGATACGGTCCATGTCGTCGAAGAACTTGCAGACCTTGCGCGCAGGCCCGCCCTTGGGGAGCCCGTCCTTCGCCTGGTAATACTGGCGCTTCAAGCCCTTGATGCGGACGCGGCACTGCTCCGGGGTCCGCTCGAAGCCCACCTGGGCAAGCCTGCGCGCCACGTCCCGGTACACATGGCTGTTCCGAAAGTTGCCGTCCAGCGCCGACTGCACGCCCGCTTCGCCCCAGATGCCCAGCAGGGCTCGCGTCTCCAGGTCTGACCACAGGAAGCCCCGGGTGTTGGCGATCATCATCCCAGCCCGGGTGGGCGCGCACAAAGGGGGCGCGAGCCGGGAAAAGGCCGGGGAAGGAAAAGCCAGACGAAACGGCGACCCGGTCGCCAGGCAGAGCGGGACACTCCAAATGCACGCGCCCCCGCTGCGCTTCACATTTCTCCTGAGACTGGGGGACCCAGGCCAGAGGCGGCCGCCCCCACTGCGCTCCTCCGGACGCGGAAACAAAGTTTAAAAGGGGGTGTAGAGCAGCGCTCCGCGCCCCATTCACATGCAAATACACCGTGAGGCGAGAGCGCTCAGCGACGACCCCGCAGCAGATAGTCACTCGTGCCGTCTCCGGTGCTCGAACCACCAGCCTGCGGCGGTCCGACCAGCGCCCGCCCTGGCCCGGCTCTCTGCGCGCGCCGCGCCGATCAAAGCTCCCTTCCCAGGAGAGCGCACACCCTCCTCTCGCCGACGCCCCGAGCCCTCGGATGCACCTCCCGGCGCGTGCCCGGCTCCGCACCCGCGGCCGCCGCGACCCTCCCCACCGCGCCCGCTCCCCTTCCCGCCGCCTCCCTCCGGTGCCACTCACGCACCGACGTCCCGCCTCCCCCACCCTCGCTGGGGTGCACCAGTGCAGGCACCCCCAACCGGCCGGCCTTCCGCAGGATCGCGCCCAGGCCAGCGGGATCACAGCCCGGGGCGCCTGGCTCTGCCCCAGCCGCGCTCCCAACGCGCCACCCCGAGTGCGCTCCCGATGGCGCCTCCGGGAACCTCGGCGGCGCTCCTCCCCGATCCTCCTCGGCCTCGCGCGCAGGCGGCTCCCCTGCAAGCGTCGCCCGCACGGCAAAGGCACGGGCCTCCCGCCGGGGAGAAAGGGCCCCGAGGCCGAGCGTACCTGCGCGCAGCGGCAGCCAGTAGAGCGCCAGCGCCGACAGGAGCAGCGCTGCAAAGGCCGCGCGCGTGGCCAGGGCCCCGGCTCCTCCCCAGGCGATCATAGCTCTGCAGCCAGGGTCCGGCTCCCTCTCCCCCGTGAGGCCTAGATCGACCTTACCTCGCCTGCGCGCCCGGGACCCGAGGGCAGCGCGCGCAGCTAAGCCACCCAAGCGTGGAAGCACAACCATCGGACGCTCCTTCCGGGTTCGCGGCCCAGCCTGCGCCGCAGCCGCCGCAGAGCCGGTTCCCGACGCGCAGATGGTCGGGACTGCCGGGCTCGCCCCACCCCCGACCGCCCTCCACCAATCACCACGCGGGCTCCGGTGATTGACAGGCGCGAGCAGCTTGGCCCACGGTGTTTTGGTGTGAGAGCAGACTCGTGTTAGCAGTTCGAGGCCTGGTTTGCTTTTATCGTTCTTTTTGGGGGGCATGGGAAGTTATAGATAATGAGTGAGGCAAAGCTGCCCAGTTGGCAAACAGGTTGCAGTAGAACAGTTGCCGGAGTTGGCACTGGGCATCGTAAAGGGAGTGCTCCAGGACTGTTTTTGTCTTGCTGAAAATATTATTGTTGACAGACTGGCTGGCCTGAcccagactggaaaaaccccCGATAGCGTGGCCCCCgaacatccttttagctcagtactgaagtcactactgaggttcacccttcagccaaagattaaaattagacaggcccataaaacaaaatgagactgaaggggcacaccagcccagggacaagtactagaaggcaggaggggacaggaaagctgggaatGGGGAGccaaaggtcaagaagggagagtgttgacatgtcgtggggttggcaaccgatgtcacaaaacaatatctgtactaactgtttaatgagaagctagtttgttctgtaaaccttcatctaaagttacTGGGGGCCCCTTCCTCAGTTGCACTGAACCAGTTTCATGCCGCCGGATAAGACTATGGAGGCCGCTTAGAGTCACACAagcaaatttattttgccagcagCTAGCAAAAGGAGACAGTAAGGGCTAGAACCTTCAGAGAGGCTGTCTCACCGATTTGCCTACAAGCCAAGTATTTAAGGGTTTCAACAAGCGGGGAAGGAAGGGTTTTGATGCTTATTCATGAGGTTCTGGGGGGAGGACAGAGATTTCTGAGAGGGGGTTGGGTTATGCAAATGCAGGCGCACATACAGGATGTCTTCAAGATGGAAGTCCTTCGGTTTTCCTTGACTCATTGTGGGCTGTGACGCAGGCACACTGGGTCCCTTTGTCACATGGCCCCCTTCAGCTGGCGGGCACAGGAAGGACAAACGGTAGTCACTTTTACTTCTCTTGCACACTCTGCTCCTGTAGAGTCCTGCCACAGCTACACTAACCGTTCATTTGCAGCGTTTCAGTTCCTTCCACCGCTCAACCGGTACCCCGTGCTCACAGGGCCTGTATGTTCTGTTCTGATCCCCAGTGGGTGGGCCAGGTTGTTCATTCCACTCTCTGTCCTGCTTGTCTTTTTCAAGGCCTATGTGCGAAGTGAGGGAGGCCCAACCAGCCCTGCTCCAGGCTAGTCCCATCTCACTGTCTCAGTACAGTAAAAAAACATATTATTGTCAGGTCCGAGATTTACATCTCCAGTCCACATATCTCCCCTAATCTCCAGactggtattaaaaaaaacccaaacctaatGTTGTGGAGCCAATTCGACTACTAACCTTCGCTTGAAAGTCTAATAGAcggaaaaaatcaaacccgttgccattctaactcatggcgactgcaggtattacagaatagaactgctccgtagggatTTTGTGGCCGTAATCtgttaaggaagcagattgccaggcatttcttccttacAGGgctaagtgggttcaaaccaccattaTTTAGGTTAACAGTGGAGCACTGAAAAGTTAGCTGTTCCAACCTGCCagtgctctgtggcagaaagatatggcagtcagcatccataaagattacatttgggaaaccctatggggcagttctgctctgtactgtagggtcagtatgagttagaattgactccacggcaatgggttttgtttaatGGAggaaaactgtttgcaccacgaaccaaacccattgccttgagtCGATTcaggctcacagcgaccctgtaagacagagcagaactgccccacagggtttccaaggagagcctggtggatttgaactgctggcttttgcttagcagcccagctcttaaccactgtgccaccagggctctttgcaccacccgggaCCTCAAATTTAACATGTTCAGAGACAACTCTGACTCCAATTCCCTTCTATCTCCTTCATCTCAGTAAGTGGTAACTGCATCATTTCAGCTGCTCACGCCCAAAACTTTGAAGACTTCTCTCTTTTCTCACATCCGTGGACACCTCCTGTTGTCCCTACCTTAAGGAACCCTGGCAGCAAAGTGGTTAAGCTCTGGGTTGCTATCAGAAAGgtcggttcaaacccacaagctgctctgcaggagaaagatgtggcagtctgcttccataaatattacagccttggaaaccttatggggcagtttttctctgtcctataggatcactgagtcagaatcaacttaatggcaatgaattttttggcaagggtttcattttatttggatccacaatcaacgtctgTGTAAGCGGCAGTCAAGAGATGAAATGACATATTgcgttaggcaaatctgctgcaaaagacctctttgaagtattaaaaagcaaagaagtcactttgaggactaaggtgctcctgaccgaagccatagtatttttaaccgcctcatatgcatttgaaagctagataatgaagaaggaagactgaggaagaattgatgcctttgaattatggtattggggaagaatattgaatataccatggactgccagaagaacgaacaaatgtctcAGAAGAAGGacatccagaatgctcattagaaaaaagggtggcaagactttgtctcacatactttggacacgttatcaggaggaaccagtccctagagatgGATAtcgtgctcggtaaagtagagggtaagcgaaaaagaggaagacccttgtcatgaattgaattgtgcccctcaaaaatatccatcaacttggctaggtcatgactcccagtatCGTACgatgtctaccattttgtcatctgatgtgatttccctatgtgttgtaaatcccatcactatgatgtaacaaAATGGACTAGCAGCAATTATACTGATaaggtctataagattaggtagtgtcttaagccaatctctttttttttacatttttttttattaacttttattgagcttcaagtgaacgtttacaaatcaagtcagactgtcgcatacaagtttatatacatcttactccgtactcccacttgctctccccctaatgagtcagcccttccagtctctcctttcgtgacaattttgccagcttccaactctctctatcctcccatcccccctccagacaggagatgccaacacagtctcaagtgtccacctgatataattagctcgctcttcatcagcatctctctcctacccactgtccagtccctttcatgtctgatgagttgtcttcgggaatggttcctgtcctggccaacagaaggtctggggaccatgaccaccgggattcctccagtctcagtcagaccattaagtctggtctttttatgagaatttggggtctgcatcccactgatctcctgctccctcaggggttctctgttgcgctccctgccagggcagtcatcggttgtggctgggcaccaactagttcttctgctctcaggatgatgtaggtc
The sequence above is drawn from the Loxodonta africana isolate mLoxAfr1 chromosome 23, mLoxAfr1.hap2, whole genome shotgun sequence genome and encodes:
- the LOC135228555 gene encoding zinc finger and SCAN domain-containing protein 29-like; translation: MMIANTRGFLWSDLETRALLGIWGEAGVQSALDGNFRNSHVYRDVARRLAQVGFERTPEQCRVRIKGLKRQYYQAKDGLPKGGPARKVCKFFDDMDRILGARAAAGGPAHPRGGPTPGDAACRDQAAEKGLTGQGSSFAQRPVKVERAPFAIPVPPGDGECSPGPGRVCGRAHSRGWLPQEITVTQRVIQAPQRLSCLTLAVGL